In Populus nigra chromosome 1, ddPopNigr1.1, whole genome shotgun sequence, one genomic interval encodes:
- the LOC133698175 gene encoding uncharacterized protein LOC133698175 — protein MLAIHPKPKPRLRSWHPPIVANLQTISSLPFKTRVFPATKTTNTLNESNETERSSAGKIKRLVLSKEGRTKLNSYPDREFYSYPRFVTHVDDGFISTLTNLYQEMLRPDSEILDLMSSWVSHLPKQAVYKRIVGHGLNAQELARNPRLDYFFVKDLNQDQKLELESSSFDAVLCTVSVQYLQQPEKVFAEVFRVLRPGGVFIVSFSNRLFYEKAISAWRDGTGYSRIQLVVQYFQCVEGFTQAEIIRKLPAAAAGPQQEKSPFSWIMRLLGLVSGSDPFYAVVAYKNFKPVYE, from the exons ATGCTCGCCATTCATCCAAAGCCAAAGCCAAGGCTAAGATCATGGCACCCACCCATTGTAGCCAATCTTCAAACCATCTCTTCTCTTCCATTCAAAACAAGAGTATTTCCTGCAACAAAAACTACCAACACTTTAAATGAAAGCAATGAGACAGAAAGATCATCAGCGGGCAAGATTAAACGCCTTGTTCTGTCCAAGGAAGGTAGAACCAAGCTTAACTCATACCCTGACAGAGAATTTTATTCCTATCCACGCTTTGTGACCCATGTTGATGATGGCTTCATTTCCACACTGACTAATCTATACCAAGAGATGTTGAGACCTGACTCGGAAATCCTTGACCTCATGAGCTCTTGGGTTAGCCATCTACCGAAACAAGCTGTGTACAAAAGAATAGTGGGACATGGGCTCAATGCACAAGAGCTTGCCAGGAACCCAAGactggattatttttttgtgaaggaTCTCAATCAAGATCAAAAGCTTGAACTAGAGAGTAGCAGTTTTGATGCCGTGCTATGCACTGTTAGTGTGCAGTATCTCCAACAGCCAGAGAAG GTGTTTGCAGAGGTGTTTCGAGTGCTAAGGCCTGGTGGGGTATTCATTGTGAGCTTCAGCAATCGCTTGTTCTATGAGAAAGCCATTAGTGCATGGAGGGATGGCACTGGATACAGTCGGATACAATTAGTTGTGCAGTATTTTCAATGTGTGGAAGGGTTCACACAAGCAGAAATTATTCGAAAACTACCTGCAGCAGCAGCTGGGCCTCAACAGGAGAAATCACCCTTTAGTTGGATCATGAGGCTGCTTGGATTGGTGTCTGGATCAGATCCTTTCTATGCTGTGGTAGCTTACAAGAACTTCAAACCTGTGTATGAATAA